The following are from one region of the Rhizobium sullae genome:
- the cobN gene encoding cobaltochelatase subunit CobN, whose translation MHLLLAQKGTISDGEEAIDLGQSPGDILFLSAADTELSAIAAAHAQGGRPFSLRLASLMSLKHPMSVDAYIERTARHAKLIIVRALGGASYFHYALEALHTCAARHDALIAVLPGDSKPDAGLAPFSNVPLDDLNALWSYLVEGGDGNSRGFLDYAAAMLAGDGKPGAAAPLMKAGIWWPGRGVIGIEEWKAAAASIFSPAGRRCPSGQMRGVSDARSEQGREGDAGDCRASPSSDPSGHLLPLGGKGSSGELPTVAISFYRALVQSGETAPIEALIEALAAEGLRPLPVFAYSLKDPVSTGILERILTEAPPDVVINTTGFAVSAPGADRAATVLESNGAVVLQAIFSASSKEAWALSSQGLSARDLGMNVALPEVDGRVLARAVSFKSAARYDAAVEANIVASEPDADRMRYTAKLAANWACLRSRQVADRRIALVLANYPNRDGRLGNGVGLDTPASTIEVLEAMRDAGYTVSYFPADGDALMRHLADGPTNSGRDGRVIRETLSLSGYKLFLASLPKKVQDEVTARWGDPASDPYFTDGGFALPFTRFGNVLIGIQPARGYNIDPKESYHSPDLVPPHGYLAFYAFLREEFGADAVIHMGKHGNLEWLPGKALALSAECYPEAILGPLPHLYPFIVNDPGEGTQAKRRASAVIIDHLTPPLTRAESYGPLKDLEALVDEYYEASGSDPRRIRLLSKQILDLVADIGLDQDAGIAKGETEDEALKKLDAYLCDLKEMQIRDGLHIFGVAPEGRLLIDLTVALARVPRGLGEGGDQSLQRAIAADAFAAEGDKPHAPHFDPLDCDMSAPWLGPRPSQLAETSNTPWRTSGDTVERIELLAAKLVSGELPCPLDWAATRAVLSEIENRLKPSILACGKAEIAGFLRGLDGRFVAPGPSGAPTRGRPDVLPTGRNFYSVDSRAVPTPAAYELGKKSAELLVRRYAQDHGEWPVSFGLTAWGTSNMRTGGDDIAQALALIGVKPLWDMTSRRVTGYEIIPPALLRRPRVDVTLRVSGFFRDAFPEQIALFDRAIRAVGALDEDAADNPIAARMRGEAARLAAAGLDEASAQKRAGYRIFGSKPGAYGAGLQALIDEKGWERRADLAEAYLVWGSYAYGAADEGKAERGVFEERLRSIQAVVQNQDNREHDLLDSDDYYQFEGGMAAAAEQLGGTRPAIYHNDHSRPEKPVIRSLEEEIGRVVRGRAVNPKWIDGVMRHGYKGAFEIVATVDYLFAFAATTGVVGDHHFEAVYQAFVADPKVRDFMAEKNPAALREMKERLLEAIERRLWTPRSNSARFDLAPSRHAETV comes from the coding sequence ATGCATCTGCTTCTTGCCCAGAAAGGAACGATCAGCGATGGCGAGGAGGCGATCGACCTCGGCCAATCGCCGGGCGATATCCTGTTCTTGTCCGCAGCGGACACGGAGCTTTCGGCGATCGCCGCGGCTCACGCACAAGGCGGCAGGCCTTTTTCGCTCCGGCTCGCCAGCCTTATGAGCCTCAAGCACCCGATGTCCGTCGATGCCTATATCGAGCGGACTGCGCGGCATGCCAAGCTGATCATCGTCCGGGCGCTTGGGGGCGCGAGCTATTTCCACTACGCGCTGGAGGCGCTGCACACCTGCGCTGCGCGGCATGACGCGCTGATCGCGGTGCTGCCCGGGGATTCCAAGCCGGATGCGGGATTGGCGCCTTTTTCGAATGTGCCGCTCGATGATCTGAATGCGCTCTGGTCCTATCTGGTCGAAGGCGGCGACGGGAATTCGCGGGGCTTTCTCGATTATGCCGCGGCGATGCTTGCCGGTGACGGGAAGCCGGGCGCGGCAGCGCCGTTGATGAAGGCCGGCATCTGGTGGCCGGGCAGAGGTGTGATTGGGATTGAGGAGTGGAAGGCCGCCGCAGCCTCCATCTTCTCTCCAGCGGGGAGAAGATGCCCTTCAGGGCAAATGAGGGGCGTGAGCGACGCAAGGAGCGAACAGGGCCGCGAAGGTGATGCTGGCGATTGCCGTGCTTCCCCTTCATCCGACCCTTCGGGCCACCTTCTCCCCCTTGGGGGGAAGGGAAGTTCCGGCGAACTCCCGACCGTCGCCATCAGCTTCTACCGCGCCCTCGTCCAGAGCGGTGAAACGGCCCCCATCGAAGCGCTCATCGAAGCGCTGGCGGCGGAAGGCCTGCGTCCTCTGCCCGTCTTCGCCTATAGCCTCAAGGACCCGGTATCGACCGGCATTCTCGAACGCATCTTAACAGAAGCGCCGCCTGACGTGGTGATCAACACGACCGGCTTTGCCGTCTCCGCGCCCGGCGCCGATCGCGCGGCAACGGTCCTAGAATCCAACGGCGCCGTCGTTCTCCAGGCGATTTTCTCCGCTTCGTCCAAGGAAGCATGGGCCTTGTCGTCCCAAGGTCTTTCCGCCCGCGATCTCGGCATGAACGTTGCGCTGCCCGAGGTCGATGGCCGCGTGCTGGCGCGCGCCGTTTCGTTCAAATCCGCCGCCCGTTACGACGCGGCCGTTGAAGCCAATATCGTCGCCAGCGAGCCGGATGCCGATCGTATGCGTTACACGGCGAAACTCGCCGCCAACTGGGCGTGTCTGCGAAGCAGGCAAGTTGCGGACCGCCGCATCGCGTTGGTGCTTGCGAATTATCCGAACCGCGACGGGCGCCTCGGCAACGGCGTCGGTCTCGATACGCCGGCCAGCACCATCGAGGTGCTGGAGGCGATGCGGGATGCGGGTTACACGGTTTCCTATTTCCCGGCCGATGGCGATGCGCTGATGCGGCACCTCGCCGACGGGCCGACCAACTCCGGACGCGATGGAAGGGTGATCCGCGAGACGCTTTCATTGAGCGGATACAAATTGTTCCTCGCGTCTCTTCCGAAAAAGGTTCAGGACGAAGTTACCGCCCGCTGGGGCGATCCGGCATCCGATCCGTATTTCACGGATGGCGGTTTCGCCCTGCCTTTCACGCGTTTCGGTAATGTCCTCATCGGCATTCAGCCTGCACGCGGCTACAACATCGACCCGAAGGAAAGCTACCATTCGCCGGACCTCGTGCCGCCGCATGGCTATCTTGCCTTTTATGCCTTTCTCCGTGAGGAGTTCGGCGCTGATGCCGTGATCCATATGGGCAAGCACGGCAATCTGGAATGGTTGCCGGGAAAGGCGCTGGCGCTGTCTGCGGAATGCTATCCCGAGGCAATCCTCGGCCCGCTCCCGCATCTCTATCCCTTCATCGTCAACGATCCGGGCGAGGGCACACAGGCCAAGCGCCGCGCGAGCGCCGTCATTATCGACCACCTGACGCCGCCGCTGACGCGGGCCGAAAGCTACGGTCCTCTCAAGGACCTGGAAGCGCTGGTCGACGAATATTACGAAGCCTCCGGCAGCGATCCGCGACGAATCCGGCTGCTCAGCAAGCAGATCCTCGATCTCGTCGCCGACATCGGCCTCGACCAGGATGCCGGGATCGCTAAGGGCGAGACCGAGGATGAGGCGCTGAAGAAGCTCGACGCCTATCTCTGCGACCTCAAGGAAATGCAGATCCGCGACGGCCTGCACATCTTCGGCGTCGCGCCGGAAGGCCGGTTGCTGATTGATCTCACGGTGGCACTGGCGCGCGTCCCGCGTGGTTTGGGCGAGGGCGGAGATCAGAGTTTGCAGCGGGCGATTGCGGCGGATGCGTTTGCAGCGGAGGGGGATAAGCCCCACGCTCCACATTTCGATCCACTAGACTGCGATATGTCGGCGCCCTGGCTCGGTCCGCGGCCATCGCAGTTGGCAGAGACTTCCAACACCCCCTGGCGCACCAGCGGCGACACTGTCGAGCGCATCGAACTGCTTGCCGCAAAGCTGGTTTCCGGCGAACTTCCATGCCCGCTGGACTGGGCCGCCACGCGCGCGGTGCTCTCCGAGATCGAAAACCGCCTGAAGCCCTCGATCCTAGCTTGCGGCAAGGCCGAAATCGCGGGCTTTCTGCGCGGTCTCGACGGCCGGTTCGTCGCGCCAGGCCCCTCCGGCGCGCCGACGCGCGGCCGGCCAGATGTGCTGCCGACGGGACGGAACTTTTATTCGGTCGACAGCCGCGCCGTCCCCACGCCTGCGGCCTACGAACTCGGCAAGAAATCGGCCGAATTGCTCGTTCGCCGCTACGCTCAGGATCACGGCGAATGGCCGGTCTCCTTCGGTCTGACGGCCTGGGGAACCTCGAATATGCGCACCGGCGGAGACGATATCGCCCAGGCGCTGGCGCTGATCGGCGTCAAGCCGCTCTGGGACATGACCTCGCGGCGCGTCACCGGCTACGAGATCATTCCGCCGGCGCTGCTGCGGCGCCCACGGGTCGACGTGACGCTGCGCGTCTCCGGCTTCTTCCGCGATGCCTTTCCGGAACAGATCGCCTTGTTCGACCGGGCAATCCGCGCCGTCGGCGCGCTGGATGAAGATGCCGCCGACAACCCGATTGCCGCTCGCATGCGCGGCGAGGCTGCGCGGCTCGCCGCAGCCGGGCTCGACGAGGCATCCGCGCAGAAGCGCGCCGGGTACCGCATCTTCGGCTCCAAACCCGGCGCCTATGGCGCGGGCCTGCAGGCGCTGATCGACGAAAAGGGCTGGGAGCGTCGCGCCGACCTGGCGGAAGCCTATCTCGTCTGGGGCAGCTACGCCTATGGCGCGGCAGACGAAGGCAAGGCCGAACGCGGTGTCTTCGAGGAGCGCCTGCGCTCCATCCAGGCCGTGGTGCAGAATCAGGACAACCGCGAGCACGACCTGCTCGACAGCGACGACTACTACCAGTTCGAAGGCGGCATGGCGGCGGCCGCAGAGCAATTGGGTGGGACGCGTCCCGCGATCTACCACAACGATCACTCGCGGCCGGAAAAGCCGGTGATCCGCTCGCTGGAAGAGGAGATCGGCCGCGTCGTGCGCGGGCGTGCCGTCAATCCGAAGTGGATCGATGGCGTTATGCGCCATGGCTACAAGGGCGCCTTCGAGATCGTCGCGACCGTCGATTACCTCTTTGCCTTCGCGGCAACGACGGGGGTCGTCGGAGACCATCATTTCGAAGCCGTCTACCAGGCCTTCGTCGCCGATCCGAAAGTCCGCGATTTCATGGCGGAAAAGAACCCGGCGGCTTTAAGGGAAATGAAGGAGCGGCTGCTCGAAGCGATCGAGCGCAGGCTCTGGACGCCGCGCAGCAATTCGGCGCGCTTCGATCTCGCGCCGTCACGTCACGCAGAAACGGTATAA
- the cobW gene encoding cobalamin biosynthesis protein CobW codes for MNQQKIPATVITGFLGAGKTTMIRNLLSNTGGKKIALIINEFGDLGVDGDVLKGCGAENCTEDDIIELTNGCICCTVADDFIPTMTKLLERAQRPDHIIIETSGLALPQPLVAAFNWPDIRSEVTVDGVITVVDSAAVAAGRFADDHDAVDARRADDASLDHESPIEELFEDQLTCADLIVLNKTDLLDGEGLGRVRREVTSRIARKPAMIEARNGEVPASVLLGLGIGTEGDIVNRKSHHELEHEDGTPHDHDEFDSFVVELGPITDPAGFAEKLKGVIAKHDVLRLKGFADVAGKPMRLQVQAVGSRIDQYFDRAWAPGEARGTRLVVIGLHEMDQGTVRNAIQALV; via the coding sequence ATGAACCAGCAGAAGATCCCCGCAACGGTCATCACCGGCTTCCTTGGCGCCGGCAAGACGACGATGATCCGCAATCTGCTTTCCAATACCGGCGGCAAGAAGATCGCGCTGATCATCAACGAATTCGGCGATCTCGGCGTCGACGGCGACGTATTGAAGGGTTGCGGCGCGGAAAACTGCACCGAGGACGACATCATCGAGCTTACCAATGGCTGCATCTGCTGCACCGTTGCCGATGATTTCATCCCGACGATGACGAAGCTTTTGGAGCGCGCGCAGCGCCCGGACCACATCATCATCGAAACCTCCGGCCTTGCCCTGCCGCAGCCACTCGTTGCCGCCTTCAACTGGCCGGATATCCGCAGCGAGGTGACGGTCGATGGGGTCATCACCGTCGTCGACAGCGCGGCCGTCGCCGCCGGCCGTTTCGCCGATGACCACGATGCGGTGGATGCGCGCCGTGCCGACGACGCGTCGCTCGATCATGAAAGCCCGATAGAAGAACTCTTCGAGGATCAATTGACCTGCGCCGACCTCATCGTGCTCAACAAGACCGACCTCCTTGACGGCGAGGGGCTCGGCCGCGTGCGCCGCGAAGTAACCTCCCGCATTGCCCGCAAGCCGGCGATGATCGAGGCGAGAAACGGCGAGGTTCCCGCAAGCGTGCTGCTCGGCCTCGGAATCGGCACGGAAGGGGACATCGTCAACCGCAAATCCCATCACGAGCTGGAGCATGAGGACGGCACGCCGCACGACCATGACGAGTTCGACAGCTTCGTCGTCGAACTCGGTCCGATCACCGATCCGGCAGGCTTCGCCGAGAAGCTGAAAGGCGTGATTGCCAAGCACGACGTCCTGCGCCTGAAGGGCTTTGCCGATGTCGCGGGCAAGCCGATGCGTTTGCAGGTCCAGGCGGTCGGCAGTCGCATCGACCAGTATTTCGACCGCGCCTGGGCGCCAGGCGAAGCACGCGGCACGCGCCTTGTAGTGATCGGTCTGCATGAGATGGATCAGGGCACGGTCCGCAATGCCATCCAGGCACTCGTCTAA
- a CDS encoding TSUP family transporter gives MSDIAPHLLLLLCLAGFFAGFVDAIAGGGGLITVPAMLIAGIPPLQALGTNKVQSVFGAASATIAYARKGHVNLRKQLPMAMMAAMGGALGAAFATIVPGDVLRAIMPVLLIAIALYFAFKPNLNDLDKHRRITPFVFGMTFVPLIGFYDGVFGPGTGSFFMLSFVTLAGFGMLKATAHTKLLNLGSNIGALIVFASFGATLWTIGLMMGVCQFLGAQVGSRLAMRTGARLIKPLLVTVCIAFTIKLLSDPTNPLRLWSLAMTVDYLPGH, from the coding sequence TTGTCCGATATCGCTCCCCATCTGCTTCTTCTCCTTTGCCTCGCTGGCTTCTTCGCCGGCTTCGTTGATGCCATCGCGGGCGGCGGCGGGCTCATCACCGTCCCGGCGATGCTGATCGCCGGGATTCCACCGCTCCAGGCACTCGGCACGAATAAGGTGCAATCCGTTTTCGGAGCAGCATCCGCCACCATCGCCTATGCGCGGAAAGGCCATGTGAACCTTCGCAAACAACTGCCGATGGCCATGATGGCGGCGATGGGCGGAGCGCTCGGCGCGGCTTTTGCGACGATCGTGCCCGGCGATGTCCTGCGCGCCATCATGCCGGTGCTGCTTATCGCGATCGCGCTCTATTTCGCCTTCAAGCCGAACCTCAACGACCTCGATAAGCACCGCCGTATCACCCCCTTCGTCTTCGGCATGACCTTCGTGCCGCTGATCGGCTTCTACGACGGCGTTTTCGGCCCCGGCACGGGCTCCTTCTTCATGCTGTCCTTCGTGACGCTTGCAGGCTTCGGCATGCTGAAGGCAACGGCGCATACCAAGCTTCTGAACCTCGGCTCGAACATCGGCGCACTCATCGTCTTCGCCTCCTTCGGCGCAACGCTCTGGACGATCGGGCTCATGATGGGTGTCTGCCAGTTCCTCGGCGCCCAGGTTGGCTCACGGCTTGCGATGCGCACCGGCGCCAGGCTCATCAAGCCGCTGCTTGTGACGGTCTGCATTGCGTTCACGATCAAGCTCCTGTCCGATCCGACGAACCCCCTTCGCCTGTGGAGCCTGGCTATGACCGTCGATTACCTGCCGGGTCATTGA
- a CDS encoding chloride channel protein: protein MLTKLNFPRLHQLYRLLDSGRIRALARRSEMGMVFAGIAVGVTSGLAVTGMSLLSRELHRLIFGISEIERLSGSQINDKFLLLIAPVCGGILLGLVFFILARTRKKPMVDPIEANALHGGRLSLTDSIIVAVQNLVSNGFGASVGLEAGYVQLAAGIASKLGLKLQLRRADLRVLVGCGAAGAIAAAFNAPLTGAFYAFELIIGTYTIVSLTPVVVSALVSTLVARLLAGSDFMIDVGEFGTVVPADYIPALLLGAFCAGVGILIMQGVAFIEELARKSSVPTPLRPALGGIVVGLLAMITPQVLSAGHGALHLNLDRDVAVTVLIGLFLLKSFASAVSIGSGFRGGLFFASLFMGALLGKLFAYSAPYFAHATLTPVIYAVVGMSSLAVAVIGGPLTMTFLALEITGDFPITALVLAAVITSSLVVRSTFGYSFATWRFHLRGESIRSAHDVGWIRNLTVDKLMRSDVKTAKANITIDEFKKAFPIGSRQRVILVDDADKYAGIVHVPEIYASPVDTDDEGKGLKDFIRYRNDFLQPQMNAKQAAAIFDKTESEALAVLNNLIERRVVGQLSESYTLRRYSEELDRRRREVSGEI, encoded by the coding sequence ATGCTCACGAAATTGAATTTCCCGCGCCTCCACCAGCTCTATCGCCTGCTTGATTCAGGGCGGATTCGCGCGCTTGCCCGCCGCAGCGAAATGGGCATGGTCTTTGCCGGGATCGCCGTCGGCGTGACGTCGGGCCTTGCGGTCACCGGCATGAGCCTGCTCTCTCGCGAGCTGCACCGCCTGATCTTCGGCATCAGCGAGATCGAGAGGCTGAGTGGGTCGCAGATAAACGACAAATTCCTGCTTCTGATCGCGCCAGTCTGCGGTGGGATTCTTCTCGGCCTTGTGTTTTTTATTCTCGCGCGAACCCGCAAGAAGCCCATGGTCGACCCGATCGAAGCAAATGCTTTGCATGGCGGCCGACTGTCGCTGACGGACAGCATCATCGTCGCTGTCCAGAATCTGGTTTCGAACGGCTTCGGCGCCTCTGTTGGCCTTGAGGCCGGCTACGTCCAGCTCGCGGCAGGCATCGCCTCCAAGCTCGGACTGAAGCTGCAGCTTCGCCGCGCCGATCTGCGAGTCCTTGTCGGCTGCGGCGCAGCCGGTGCGATCGCCGCCGCCTTCAACGCGCCGCTGACCGGCGCCTTCTACGCTTTCGAACTCATCATCGGAACGTACACGATCGTTTCGCTGACGCCGGTCGTCGTTTCTGCGCTCGTCTCGACGCTCGTCGCGCGCCTGCTGGCGGGAAGCGACTTCATGATCGACGTCGGTGAATTCGGCACGGTGGTTCCGGCCGATTATATCCCTGCCCTGCTGCTTGGCGCCTTCTGCGCCGGCGTCGGTATCCTGATCATGCAGGGCGTAGCCTTCATCGAGGAACTGGCGCGTAAAAGTTCGGTTCCGACGCCGCTTCGTCCGGCACTCGGCGGCATCGTCGTCGGCCTTCTGGCGATGATTACGCCTCAGGTGCTTTCGGCGGGCCATGGCGCCTTGCATCTCAATCTCGACCGCGATGTCGCCGTCACGGTCCTGATCGGCCTCTTCCTGCTGAAATCTTTCGCTTCGGCCGTCTCGATCGGTTCCGGCTTCAGGGGCGGCCTCTTCTTCGCCTCACTCTTCATGGGAGCGCTGCTCGGCAAGCTTTTCGCCTATTCGGCACCCTATTTCGCGCACGCGACGCTGACGCCGGTGATCTATGCCGTGGTCGGTATGAGTTCGCTCGCCGTTGCCGTCATCGGCGGGCCGCTGACGATGACCTTCCTGGCGCTCGAGATAACCGGCGACTTTCCGATCACCGCGCTGGTGCTGGCGGCCGTCATCACCTCGTCGCTCGTCGTGCGGAGCACCTTCGGTTACTCCTTCGCCACCTGGCGCTTTCATCTTCGCGGCGAGAGCATCCGCAGCGCCCATGATGTCGGCTGGATCCGCAATCTGACGGTCGACAAACTGATGCGCTCGGACGTGAAGACGGCAAAGGCCAATATCACGATCGACGAATTCAAGAAGGCCTTCCCGATCGGTTCGCGGCAGCGCGTCATCCTGGTCGACGACGCCGACAAATATGCCGGCATCGTGCACGTTCCGGAAATCTACGCGAGCCCGGTCGATACTGACGACGAGGGCAAGGGTCTGAAGGATTTCATCCGCTACCGGAACGATTTCCTGCAGCCGCAGATGAACGCAAAGCAGGCGGCGGCGATCTTCGACAAGACGGAGAGCGAAGCGCTCGCCGTGCTCAACAATCTGATCGAGCGCCGCGTGGTCGGCCAGCTCAGCGAAAGCTATACGCTTCGCCGC
- a CDS encoding cobalamin biosynthesis protein, with product MTEITFDISRRHVLGLGCERGTPADEVMALAAEALRLAGLAPGELAAIASIDGRAGEPAILEAARHLSLPMLFFSAARLEEETPRLKNPSDIVFARIGCHGVAESAALAAAGQVAELAVPKIKSAHATAAIARMRLQKE from the coding sequence ATGACCGAAATCACGTTCGATATTTCACGCCGCCACGTCCTCGGCCTCGGTTGCGAGCGCGGCACGCCGGCCGATGAGGTCATGGCGCTTGCGGCCGAGGCGTTGCGGCTGGCCGGTCTGGCGCCCGGTGAACTCGCCGCCATCGCGTCGATCGACGGCCGGGCCGGGGAACCTGCTATTCTTGAAGCCGCCAGACACCTCAGCTTGCCGATGCTGTTTTTCAGCGCCGCACGCCTTGAGGAGGAGACGCCACGCCTTAAGAATCCATCCGATATTGTCTTTGCCCGCATCGGCTGCCACGGCGTTGCTGAATCCGCTGCGCTTGCTGCTGCCGGCCAGGTGGCGGAGCTCGCGGTGCCCAAGATCAAATCCGCGCATGCAACCGCGGCGATCGCCCGCATGCGGTTGCAGAAAGAATAA
- the cobU gene encoding bifunctional adenosylcobinamide kinase/adenosylcobinamide-phosphate guanylyltransferase translates to MTSPSPGTAFVLGGARSGKSRFAERLIADSDLERHYVATGRAWDEEMRARIEQHKADRGPLWTTHEEPLDLLSRLSAIDREGRAILVDCLTLWVTNLMMEERDMAAEFAALASFLPKAKARLVIVSNEVGLGIVPESRMARDFRDHAGRLHQMIAAEAADVYFIAAGLPLKMKG, encoded by the coding sequence ATGACCTCTCCTTCCCCCGGCACTGCCTTCGTCCTCGGCGGCGCGCGTTCCGGCAAATCCCGTTTCGCCGAGCGGCTGATCGCCGATAGCGACCTTGAGCGCCACTACGTCGCGACCGGCCGGGCGTGGGACGAAGAGATGCGTGCGCGCATCGAGCAGCATAAGGCCGATCGCGGTCCGCTCTGGACGACACACGAGGAGCCGCTGGATCTCCTCTCCCGTCTCTCCGCGATCGACCGCGAGGGTCGGGCGATCCTCGTCGATTGCCTGACGCTCTGGGTCACCAATTTGATGATGGAAGAGCGCGACATGGCGGCGGAATTCGCTGCCCTTGCGTCGTTTTTGCCAAAGGCCAAGGCGCGGCTCGTCATCGTTTCCAATGAAGTCGGCCTCGGCATCGTGCCGGAAAGCCGGATGGCGCGGGATTTCCGCGATCATGCCGGACGGCTGCACCAGATGATCGCGGCGGAAGCCGCGGACGTGTATTTCATCGCGGCCGGTCTGCCGCTGAAAATGAAGGGTTGA
- a CDS encoding nucleoside hydrolase, which yields MHKVIYDTDPGVDDAMALLFLHRHPDIDLIGITTIFGNASIKATTRNALFLKREWNIPAPVAKGASITIDPSREEIGWPTLVHGDNGLGNIEVPETVDLPLDPRPAYRFIIDTVRANPGEVTLVAVGRMTNLALALKDDPEIAKLVKAVVIMGGNFYVAGNVSPVAEANIHGDPEAADIVLTAPWEVTVVGLDVTSITTMSRSYLAAAAAKGDKAVKMLNDLSQFYIDFYTHAVDDGMMVHDSCACVYVVAPELFTTITGSVRVVCGGIADGQTIVKPDGRRFPPGKWDGLPSQIVCTGVESEKVNDLIRETLLRV from the coding sequence ATGCACAAGGTCATTTATGACACGGACCCGGGCGTCGATGACGCCATGGCGCTCCTTTTCCTGCATCGTCATCCGGACATCGATCTGATCGGCATCACGACCATCTTCGGCAATGCCTCGATCAAAGCGACGACGCGCAACGCGCTGTTTCTGAAGCGCGAATGGAATATCCCGGCACCTGTTGCCAAGGGTGCTAGTATCACGATCGATCCTTCGCGCGAGGAAATTGGCTGGCCAACTTTGGTTCACGGCGACAACGGTCTCGGCAATATCGAAGTACCGGAAACGGTGGATCTGCCGCTTGATCCGCGCCCGGCCTACCGATTCATCATCGACACGGTGCGCGCCAATCCGGGGGAAGTGACGCTCGTTGCCGTCGGCCGCATGACGAACCTTGCGCTGGCGCTCAAGGACGATCCGGAAATCGCCAAGCTCGTGAAAGCCGTCGTCATCATGGGCGGCAATTTCTATGTGGCGGGCAATGTCTCCCCGGTCGCGGAAGCCAATATTCACGGCGATCCCGAAGCTGCCGATATCGTCTTGACCGCGCCGTGGGAGGTGACCGTCGTCGGCCTCGACGTGACCTCGATCACGACCATGAGCCGGAGCTATCTCGCCGCTGCCGCTGCAAAGGGCGACAAGGCCGTGAAGATGCTGAACGACCTCTCGCAGTTCTACATCGATTTCTACACGCATGCGGTTGATGACGGCATGATGGTGCATGACAGCTGCGCCTGCGTCTATGTCGTGGCGCCGGAACTCTTCACGACCATCACCGGCTCCGTTCGGGTCGTCTGCGGCGGCATTGCCGACGGTCAGACGATCGTCAAGCCGGATGGCCGCCGTTTCCCGCCGGGAAAGTGGGACGGCCTGCCGAGCCAGATCGTCTGCACCGGCGTCGAATCGGAAAAGGTCAACGACCTCATTCGTGAGACGCTGCTGCGCGTCTGA
- the cobO gene encoding cob(I)yrinic acid a,c-diamide adenosyltransferase → MSEEPVEPGQKDDARHAEKMARKKAARDKIMATKTDEKGLIIVHTGKGKGKSSAAFGMIFRHIAHRKPSAVVQFIKGAMWTGERDLIEKHFSDVCQFHTMGEGFTWETQDRARDMAAAAAAWEKAKELIRDERNSMVLLDEINIALRYDYLDVNEVIAFLKAEKPHMTHVVLTGRNAKDELIEIADLVTEMELIKHPFRSGIKGQPGVEF, encoded by the coding sequence ATGAGCGAAGAACCAGTGGAACCCGGCCAGAAGGACGATGCACGTCACGCCGAAAAGATGGCTAGAAAGAAGGCCGCGCGCGACAAGATCATGGCGACGAAGACGGACGAGAAGGGTCTGATCATCGTCCACACTGGAAAGGGCAAGGGCAAATCGTCCGCGGCCTTCGGCATGATCTTCCGCCATATCGCCCACCGCAAGCCGTCGGCCGTCGTGCAGTTCATCAAGGGCGCGATGTGGACCGGCGAGCGCGACCTGATCGAGAAGCATTTCTCCGACGTCTGCCAGTTCCACACAATGGGCGAGGGCTTCACCTGGGAAACACAGGACCGCGCCCGCGATATGGCCGCCGCCGCTGCTGCCTGGGAAAAGGCGAAGGAGTTGATCCGCGACGAGCGCAACTCCATGGTGCTGCTCGATGAGATCAACATCGCGCTCCGCTACGACTATCTCGACGTGAACGAGGTCATCGCATTTCTCAAGGCCGAAAAACCCCACATGACGCACGTCGTGCTGACCGGCCGGAACGCCAAGGACGAGTTGATCGAGATCGCCGACCTTGTCACGGAGATGGAACTGATCAAGCATCCGTTCCGCTCCGGCATCAAGGGACAGCCCGGCGTGGAGTTCTGA